AGGCCATGAGGCCGCGCATCTCGGGGGCGATCGCCTCGAGCCGCCGCATGCGGTCGCGCACGTTGGTGTCGAGGAAGACGCCCAGCTCGTAGGTCGACTGCTGTCCCACGTAGACGGTTTCCGGCGCGGCGAGCACGCGCACGTTGACGGCGGCGCTGGTGTCGAGCGGCGCGCGCGTGACGATAGCCGGCGGCCGGCCCGAGCTGTCGATGCGCGACGCGCCGGGCGTCTGCACGCCTAACGCAAGGATCGCCAGGAGCGCGAGCATCACCAGTCCTTGCCGCCCGGCGGCGGCGTCGGCTGGTTTTCCTTCTGCTTGCGCGCCTGTACGTCGCGCTCCTCGCGCTCGGCGCTGTTGAGCAACTGCTCCGCCGAGCGCTTGTCGATGCCCGCGTTCGGATGTTGGGACTGCTTGGCCGCGGAGCCCTGTTCCGGGCGGTCCTGGTTGCGCGCTCCTCCGCCGCCGCCGCCGCCTTTCTTGTTCTTGTTGGCGAGCTCGTAGTTCCACTTGGCGTCGAGCTCGTTCGGCTTGAGCCGAAGCGCCTTACGGTAGGCATCGAGCGCCGACATGTACGCCTGCGAGGCGCCCTGTCCGGCCGAGGAGCGCGCGCGCTGCAGGTAGCCGAGTCCGAGGTTAAACAGCGCGCGATACCTGAGGTCCGCGTCGTCGGCGATCTGCGACGCATGCTCGAGCGCGGCCAGCGCTTCGTCGCGCTCGCCGGCGGCGAGGAGCGCCGTGCCCAGATTGTACTCGAGCCGCGCCGAGGCTTTGCCGCTGCGGAGCGCCTGTTCGTACGCCGCCGCGGCTTCCTTGTAGCGGCCGGCCTTGAAGAGCTTGTCGCCATCGGAGCCGCGCCCGTGCGTCCCTTCCGCCCGGGCCACGCGCGGCATGCCTAACGCAAGCACGAGCAGCAGCGCGGCCGCGATGCGCGACGCCGTCCCCGATGCGGCCGTCGCGCGGCGCGGGCGCCGCTCGGCAAGCATCGTGTCGGCCAGCACGAGCAGAATGGCCGGGATGAGAAAGAGCTGGAAGCGCGGTTTCCGCTCGCGACCCGTGGGCGTGGCGCGCCCCTCGCGCCGGAGCGCCGCCAGCGCGCGGCGAATCCGCGCCGCCTTGTCGGTGGCGCTGGCCTCGATGAACGTCCCGTGCGCGGCCTGTGCGGCGGCTTGCAGCATCTCCGGCGTGTAGTGTGTGATCACGATGTGGCCCGCTTGATCCTTCTTCTCAGTAATACCTTGCGGTCCAGCGATCGGGATGGTGGAGCCGTCGATCGTGCCAAAGCCAACCGTCACCACGGCAATCCCGGAGTCGGCCGCGGCCTTCGCGGCGGCCACGACGTCATCCACCGACTCGAACGACTCGCCATCGCTCATCACGATCAACGCCCGGTCGCTCGTCGTCGGCGTCGCCAACAGGAGCTGTGTGCCCTGTGCGATCGCGCGCGACATCGATGTGCCCGCTTCGCCGACAACCGTCGGATCGAGATTGTCGAGATACAAGTCGAGCGCCCCCTGATCGACGGTGAGCGGCGTCAAGATGTAGCTGCGGCCCGCGAACGCGACGAGGCCGAAGCGGTCGCCGCCGGAGAGCGCGAGGAGCCGGCGTGCCTCCTCCTTCATGTTTTCCAGACGACTCGGGTGTTCGTCGGTCGCGAGCATCGAGAGCGACGCATCCATGGCCAGCACGATGTCGACGCCGCTGCCCCGCTCGATGGTGCGCTCGGTGCCCCAGCGCGGGCCGGCAAACGCCACGCCGGCGAATGCGGCGGCGAGACCGATGAAGGTCGCGCGGCGCCACGGCGACCGCTCGAGCGCAGGCGGAAGCAAGCGTTCGATTGCCACGGACGCGCCGAGACGGCGCAGACGCGTGCGCCGGCGCTTGTACGCGCCGACGATGAGGAGCACGACCACGAGCACCAGCGCCGGCGTCGCCGCGAGCATCCACGGATCGTCGAAGAACGGCGTCTCGATCACGGCAGGGGCCCCCGCCAGGCGAGCAGCAGCACTTCGCAGGCGAGCGCCAGCAGCGCCGCGCCTAACGGCCAGCGGAATTGCTCCGTGTACCGCACGTAGGTCCGCGCGTGCAGCGGCTCGCGCTCGAGCTGGTCGATCTGCTGATAGATGTTCTGCAGCGCGGCCGCGTCGACGGCGCGGAAGTATCGTCCGCCCGTCGTGCGCGCGATGTCGCGCAGCAGCGCCTCGTCGATTTCGACCGGACGGTACTCGTAGCGCAGGCCCATGAGTCCGCGCCCAACGGGAACCGGCGCCATGCCTTCGGAGCCCACGCCGATGGTGTAGATCTTGACGCCGATCGCGGCCGCGGCCTGCGCGGCGGTGCGCGGATCGATCGCCCCGCGATTGTTCACGCCGTCCGTTAGGAGAATGATCACGCGTGACTTGCCCGGCGCCGTGCGCAGCCGGTTGGCCGCCGTCGCGATCGCCGTCCCGATCGCCGTGCCATCCTCGAGCTGTCCCGCCTCGAGGTTGTCGACCGCGGCGAGCAGCACCGGGTAGTCCACCGTGAGCGGCACCTGCGTGAGCGCTTCGGCGGCGAACGCCACCAGGCCGATGCGATCGTTGCGTCGCCCAACGATGAACTGCTTCACCTTGTCTTTCGCCACCTCGAGACGATTCTGCGGCTGGAAATCTTCCGACAACATCGAGCTGGACAGGTCGATCGCCAGCACGATGTTGATGCCTTCGGTGGTGACGTTCTCGGCGTGCGCGCCGGTGCGGGGCCGAGCGAGCGCGACGATGAGGCCGGCGAGCAGCAGGTTCCGCAGCGTGAACAGCGAGCGCGTCACGAAAAGGCCCGACCGCGGGCCGCGCGACAGCACGTCGGTGCGCGAGAACACGATGGCGGGCGGTCTCCGTCCGCGGCGCCACACCCACCACGCCGGCAGGGCGAGCAGCGCGAGGAGCACCCACGGCGCCCCGAAGCGCACGCTCTCCAGCCACGCCATCACGCGGCTTGCTCCGCCTTCTGCGCCGCAGCGGCGGCTTGTTCGACGAGGGCGTGCTCGACATGCACCACGATCGCGCGCGTCTCTTTCACCAGCTCGCTCGCGCGTTCGCGCGTCACCGGGCGGCGCGCGAACTTGATGAGATCCGTCTCGGCGAGCAGCGCGGCGGCGCGATCGAGCGGCACCGCGTTCACGTCGTGCACCGCGCCTAACAGTTCGCTGCTGGTGAGCGACCGCAGCGCTTCGGGGATGCGCGCCGCGAGGTAGTCGCGCGCGACATCGACGTTGAGGGTCACGAATCGTCCCCGCTCGCCGGCCTCGGCCAGCGCGAGCGCATCGAGGCGCGCGAACTCGCGTCGCGCCACGAGGAACGGCGAGAGCGCCGCTTCGGGACGCGTGCGGCCGCGGCGACGCCACCACCAGATTGCAGCCCAGGCGAGCAACAGGAGGACGAGCGCGACGAGCGCCCAGACCCACCACGCGATCCCGGCGGCCATGACATCGCGCGCCGCCTTCGGAACGCGCCGCGCCGAGTCGGCCGGGAGGACGCTGCTCACGTGCACGGTGTCGCCGGCGACGGGGTAGCTCAGCACGCGGCCGTTCATCGTCACCGCGACGTTGCCTAACCTGGCCGATTGGCCGCCCGTGTCCCAGGCGACGAGCCGGTAGACCGCGGTGCGTTCGACGAAGCCGGTATCGGTGGCGGTGGTCTCCTGCCGCGGATCCACCGCTTCCACCGAGAGTCCGCTGTCGGGGCCCACCGGCATGCCGATGTCCGCGCCTAACGGAGCGCGCACGCGCACGGTGACCACGAAGGGTTCGCCGACCGTGACCACCGCCGGACGCACCGAGATGCCCATCTCGACGCGCGACACCGCCCCGCCCTGCGGCGCCGGGGCGGCGAGCGCCGCGTGCGGCACGACGAGCATCGCCACGAGCGCCGCAATCACCGCCCGATCCCCCGCTCCATGCGCATGCGGAAAAAGCGCAGCAGCGGTTCCACGTAGCTGCGCTCGGTGCGCACCGCGATCTCGTCGATGGCCAACCGCCGAAAGAGCTGCGTGCGCGCGTCGCGCTCGGTGCGCACCTGCCGGTCGTAGCGCTCGCGCACCTTGCGATCGCTGGTGTTCACGTCCACCGTGGCGCCGGTCTCCGGATCGGTGAACCGCACCAGACCAACGTCGGGCAGCACGCGCTCGCGCGGATCTTCGATGGTCACCGCGACCACATCGTGTCGTTGGGCGAGCTGCTTGAGCGGACGCTCCAGCGCCGGCGCCACGAAATCCGAAATCACGAAGATGATCGTGCGGTGCGGCAAGAGCCGCGACAGATATTCGGTCGCACGCCCGATATTGGTGCCCGCGGACTCGGGCTGCCAGGCAAGCAGATCGCGCACCAATCGCAGCACGTGCCGCCGTCCCTTCCCGGGCCGCACGAGATGCTCGATGCGATCGGTGAACAGCAGCGCGCCGACGCGATCGTTGTTGCGAATGGCGGCCATCGCCAGGATGGCGCTCAGCTCCGTCGCCAGCTCGCTCTTGAAGCGCGACACCGTCCCGAAGCGCTCCGATCCGGACAGATCGACGGCCAGCATCACCGTGAGCTCACGCTCCTCGATGTAGCGCTTGATGTATGGGTGTCCCATGCGTGCCGTCACGTTCCAGTCGATGGCCCGCACTTCGTCTCCCGGCTGATACTCGCGCACCTCCGAGAACTCCATGCCCTGACCCTTGAACACCGAGTGGTATTCGCCGGTGAAGAGCGAGTCCACGAGTCCACGCGTCTTGAGCTCGATCAGCTTCACCTGCCGGAGCACGTCGGGACTGGGGAGGTGCGACGTCCGCATCACGGACTCTCGATGGCCGCCAGAATGCGCCGGATGATCTCGTCGCTCGAGACCTCTTCGGCTTCCGCTTCGTAGGTGGTGAGCACGCGATGGCGCAGGATGTCGGGGGCCACCGCCTTCACGTCGTCGGGCGTCACGAACGTGCGGCCGCGGAGGAACGCGTGCGCGCGCGATCCCTGCGCCAGAAAAATCGTCGCGCGCGGACTGGCGCCGTATTCGATGAGCGGCGTGAGGTCGGACAGTCCCGCCTCTTTGGGCGTGCGCGTCGCGTGGACGATGTCCACGATGTAATCCACCACACGGTCGTCCACGTACAACTCGGCGATGCGTCGCCGCGCCTCGAGAATGACGCTCGGACTTGCAACTGCGTCGATTGGAATCACCTGTCCGCCCGACATGCGCCGCATGATCTCCTTCTCTTCCTGTCGAGACGGATAGCCTACGTGCAGCTTGAGCATGAACCGGTCGACCTGCGCTTCGGGCAGTGGATACGTGCCTTCCTGCTCGATCGGATTCTGCGTCGCCAGCACGAGGAACGGCTCCTCGAGCGGATGCGTCACGCCGCCCAGGGTGACCTGTTTCTCCTGCATTGCCTCGAGCAACGCGCTCTGCACTTTCGCCGGTGCGCGGTTGATCTCGTCGGCGAGTATGATGTTGGCGAAGATCGGGCCCTTCTTGGCGCGGAACTGACCCGTCTGTTGGTCGAAGATCTGCGTGCCGATGACATCGGCGGGCAACAGATCAGGCGTGAACTGAATGCGCTGGAACGAGGTGTTGATTGCTTCGGCGAGCGTTTTGACCGTGAGCGTTTTTGCGAGACCCGGCACGCCCTCGAGCAGCACGTGTCCACCGGTGAGCAACCCGATGAGGAGTCGCTCGACCATGTAATCCTGGCCCACGATCCGGCGGCCGACCTGTTCGAGAATGCCCTGGACCAGCGCCGTATCGGCGGCCGGCATCGCGCGTGTCGCCACGACAGCTCCACACTGTGAAGGGTGAGTCGAAAACCTTCAGTAATACTACGCGTGGCTCAGGAAGGTTCGATGCGTCGGGAGGCGATCGTGTGTCCGGTCACGCACAATGAGCCTGCGGCATCGGTGCCGGCATGTACGGCTATCGAGACGCGGACAGAGCGCGGACACAACAGACACGACCCGAGCATAGCACTCTGCCCGTCCGCCCTGCGTACTTCACCGCTTGACTCGGAACCCACCGTCCTCGTGTTCAAAAATCCAGACGGCGAGTTGGGCAGGTGCAATCGGCGCATTCGGATCGACAGCGGTCCAGTCGGCACCGGAGCCGTTACCGGCGTGGGCTGTTGTATCGACGATCGAGCGTGCCCGCCGCACCCATTGCTCCATGTTGGACGGGCGCAAATCGACCCAGCCGCGCGGCGCGATGTCGGTGCCACGGCCGTCGGGGTGAACGACAACAGATTCGCCGCGCAAGACAGATTGTCCGTCGGACAGCAGAATGGGAAGCCCAACGGAGAGGATCTGGCGGCGAATCGCGTGTTCGCGTTCGCGGAGCAACGATTCGGCGTCGTGCGCGAGACGTGCCGGATCGGCCGTCGAGAGCAGCCGCACCGACGAGCACAGCCGTCCGAGCGCGTATGCCTCGTAGAGGAGCTTCGTGAGCCGCGGCGGACCGAGCATCTCGAACGCAATCGATCGCACGTGGTGTTCTTCCTCCAGGCGCGCGAGCCCGTCGACCGCCACCGCGCGCAGATAGCCCGCCCGATAGGTGGGTCCGAACGTCGCGCCATCGAGCGCCGCCACGACATCCTTGCCCGTCGGCCGGCCCTGCACTTCCGTGACCACCGTTTCGGCGATCTCTTCGGGCGTCACGAGCTCCATCTGGCCTAACGCACTCACCGTCTCGAATTCGTCGCGCGCGAACACGCCGTTCTCGCCGACGTCGATGAACACGTTCTCGAGCGGCTCGCCGGTGCGCGTCCATCCTGCCGCATCCGGCGCGAACGCCGCATCGACGGACAGCGGTTCGGCGCAGTCGACGATCTCGATGGTGCGGCCGCGGCGGCGGATGGCGCCGTAGCCCAAGCGGCGCCAGGCGATCGCGGCGGTCGGCTTGATCTCGATCGTCGCCGGCGCGCCGGGCGTCCTGCCTAACAGAAACAGCAGCAGGCTCTGCGCCCCGGCGACCGCGCTCTTGGACATGAGCGTGCGCGACGGCTTCTCTTCGCTGTGCGTGTACGGGATGTTGAGTCCCATGCCGCCGGTGCCGCTCGTGCCGATCTTGACGTAGGTCTGCGTGCCGGCGCGGCGCATGCCCTCGACCAAGGCTTCGATGTGCCGGATGAGCTGCGGCAGCGGCAGCGTGAGCAGATGTCGTTCGACGCCCTCCCGCGTCACGGTGCCGGCGTCGGCCGCGCGCAACAGCGACAGCGCGCTCGCGTGACCATCCTGGTAGGCGAGCGCGGTGGCGGTGTTGACGCAATCGACGACGAGGTCGGGGCGATAGTCCACCAACCAGGTGAAGAGCAGATTCTGATCGAGCGGGCTCTGGCCGTAGGGCGCGACGTAGTCTTCGACCAGACGGCGCCGCGCGGACTGGTCGGCGAGAATCTCGTCTCGCGAGCGCGTCGCGAGGTCGGCCGGCGCGAAGATGTTGCCCCACGCGGCGTCGATGGCGATGGCGCCGGCCAGTGCGCGCAGCTCGGCCACCGCCGGCTCCGCCTCCTCGCGCGTGAGGCCCGTGATGATGAGCCGCCGCGGCGTGAACGCCAGCAGGCGCTGCGCCACGGCCATCCCCACCAGGCCGCTGCCGCCTAACAACAGGACCGTCGAGTTCCGCAGTTCCATCGTGCCTAACGTTTCAGAGTGATCAGTTCGCGCAGCCCCGCGTGCTCGCGCGCCGTGGGCGGGCGGGTCTCACCCGGCGCCAGGCGGCCCAGGTGCACGGGGCCGAATTGGACGCGCACCAGACGCTCGACGCTCAACTCGAGCTCGCGGCACAGGCGCCGCACCTCCCGGTTTCGGCCCTCGGCGATCGTGACGCGGAGAATCCATCGGCCCGCGTCCACCGGCGTCGCTGCAATATCGTGCAGATCGACCGGGCCGTCGTGCAACACCACGCCGCGGCGCGCTGCCCGTACGGCCGCCGGCGCATCGCCCTGCACGGTGACCTCGTACGTGCGCTCGACCTCGCCGCGCGGATGCATGAGCGCGTGGGCCGCGGCGCCATCGGTCGTGAACAGCAGGACGCCTTCGGTCAGGTAGTCGAGACGTCCCACGTACGTCAAACCTGGAATGGCCGGCACGAAGTCGAACACCGTGCGCCGTCCGCGCGGGTCCGACCGCGTGGTCATCACGCCGGCGGGCTTGTTGAGGACGAGCCACCGCTCGGCGACGGGGCCGCCGATGCGCTTGCCATCGACGACGATCGCGTCGCGATCCGGGTCGACCACCTGGCCGATCGCAGCCGTCGAGCCGTTGATGGTAACGCGGCCCGATTCGACGAGGGCCTCGGCTTTGCGACGGGATGCGACACCCGCACGCGCGAGCGCGCGCTGAATGCGCATCGGCATGGCGATCAGAGCGGACGTGGCTCCGCGCGCAGCGCTACGGCCAGCTCGTCGGCGCGCGGCAGCTCGCCCAGATGCCGCAGCGCGAACTGTTCGAGGAACGCAGGCGTGGTGCCGTAGCGCAGCGGTCGGCCTAACCCTTCGCCGCGGCCCACCACGTCGATCAACCCGCGCTCGAGGAGCGTCTTGAGCATCCCGCCCACCGACACGCCGCGGATCTCTTCGATGTCGGCGCGCCCGATGGGCTGCCGGTAGGCGACGATCGCCAGCGTCTCGAGCGCCGCCGACGACAGCCGCTGCGGCCGCGACGCCAACTGCGCCCGCTCGATGGTCTCGGTGAATTCCGGGCGCGTGAGCACCTGCCAGCCGCCGCCTAACTCGACCAACTCGACGCCGTGTCCCTGGTTGTCGTAGCACTCGCGGATCTCGTCCAGCGCCATGGCGAACGCGGCGGGCGACGATTCGGGGTCGAGCGCGTAGAGCTCGTCGAGCAGCACCGGGCGGTCGCTCGCGAACAACGCGGCCTCAAGCAGCTTCGCTAGCGGCGTCACGAGAAATCTCCACATCGGCGAACGGACGCGGCTGGCGGAGCCGCAACTCCCCGCGGCGCGCCAGCTCGAGCAAGCCGAGCAGCGCCGACAGCACTTCCCAGGGCTCGGCATCGAGCGCCACGACGTCGCGCCAGCGCGCGCTCGCCCGTAAGGCGAGCACCGCGCGAATGGTGGCGATCGCGCCCTCCACGTCGAGCGCGCGCGGCACGATGTCGTGCACGTCGGGCTCGCGCAGCAGGCGGAGCACGCGGTCGACGGCCGCCAGCAGCTCGGGCAGCGACAGCGAGAGCGGCGACGCGGGCGGGGCCACCGGCTCGGCGACGAGGTAGCCGCGCGCGAACCGCCGCCGGCGCTCCTCGCCGCGATGCTCGAGCACGTCCACCACCTCACGCACCTGCTGGTACTCGAGCAGCCGCCTAACGAGCTCGGCGCGCGGATCGTCCCAGGCGTCGTCGTCGCCGTGGCGCGGCAGCAGCATCTGCACCTTGATGCGTAAGAGCCGCGCCGCCATCTCGAGATAGTCGGCCGCCTGGCCCAGGCCTAACGTATGAATGCGCGCCAGAAACTGCTCGCAGATGCGCGCGATCGGGATGTCGGTGATCTCGACCTGCTCTTCCCGGATCAGGGTGAGCAAGAGGTCGAGCGGTCCCGAGAACTGGTCCAGCTCGACGACGAACGGCGACTCGTCGTTAGGCTCGGCCTCGGCGGTGAACGGCACGCTCGGCATGGGCTCGATGGCGACGGCGCTCACAGAATGCCCGCGAGAAACTGACTCGGTACGATGAACTGCACCACCGGTTGGACGAGGTACGCGTAGCCGACGAACGCGGGCTTCATCCAGATATCGAGAAAGCCCACGCCGACGTAGAGCAACACGATGAGAATGATGATCCCGTAGCGCCCGAGCTTCTGATACTCGAGCGACCACGCCGGCGGCAGGAAATACTTGAGCACGTGCGAGCCGTCGAGCGGCGGCAGCGGCAACAGGTTGAACATCGCCAGAAACAGGTTGATCAAGATCCCGTAGATCACCATGGCCTGCAGGATCGCAATCACGCCCGCTGTCGCCGGAACGCCGCGCGCGATGAGTCCCAGGATGACTAACACCGGCACGCTCACGATTGCGATGAAAATGTTCGTGGCAATGCCGGCCAACGACACGATGATGTCGCCCCGCTTGAACTTCCTGTAGTTCCGCGGATTCACCGGAACCGGCCTTGCGCCGCCGATGATCGGACCGTGCGCCAACCACATCACGAGCGGCAACAGAATGCTCATGAACGGGTCGATGTGCTTGATTGGATTCCAGGTGAGACGGCCGAGCTGATACGCTGTTGGATCGCCCTGCTTGAGGGCAGCGTACCCATGCGCGTACTCATGCGCGATCATCGCGAAGAGCAGCGGCGGAAATGCCAGGAGAAAAGTCTGAAATGACCCCAAGTATCGCCGGCCAAGGTGAGAAGCGAGTCTGCCTGACTCGTCGGCGCGAAAGGTAGCGGGCCACTCTGCCTAAGTCAAAGATTTGTCGCGCCTTGACATCGATTACGTGCACTTCTAGACTACGCGCTTCGCGGGACCATTTCATCGAGCGCGTTGGAGACCCGAGTGCCACGGATCGATTCAGCAAAAAAGAACATGCGCAAGTCGCGCGCGGCAGCGGTCCGGAACCGCGCCCAGCGCTCCGAGCTTCGCACCGCAGTCAAGAAGGCGAGTGCATCAGACGCCACCGATGCGCACAAGAAGCGCGCGGTCCAACTGCTCGACCGCGCAGCACGCAAAGGCCTGATTCACCGCAACGCCGCAGCGCGCCGCAAAAGTCACCTGTCTAAAGGCGCACAAGGCTGAAAGGCGGACAACGCCGACAAAGCCCGACAAAACGCTGATCGCTCGGCTGTAAGGGACGCGACGTCCCCGTACAGCCGAGCGATCAGCGTTTTGTCCGGCTTTGTCCGCGTTGTCCGCCTTTCAGCCTTTGTCCGTCCCTGTCCCGTTTTGTCCGCCTTAAAGGGCGGCGAGCTCTGCCCCGCAGCGCTCGCAATACCATTCCGTGGGATAATTGAGCGTGCCGCACTCCTGGCACTTGAGCGTCTTCACCTGATCCTGTCCCCCTTCCTTGGGCAGCGTGTTCTCCTCGACCGCTCGCCCAACGGTCGGCAGTGACGCACCGGTGGTGCTCGACACCTGCGGCGGCGTGTGCGATCCGATTGCGCCCGACGCCGCGGACCGCGATCCACTGCCCTGCGTGCCGGCGCCGCTTCCTACCGCGACGCCTTCGCCGCTAGTGCGCGGCTCGATCATCGTCTTGAGGAACTCGAGATCGTCGAACGGACCGCCCGTTGGGCGAACGTCCGGTCCGCTGTTGCGGCGCGGCGCTGCGGAACCGGGAAGCACGTCGGAGGCGGGCGCCGCGGGCGCCGCGGCGGCCGGGCGCGCGGGAGTCTGCACACCGCGCTCGAACGACACTTGCTGCCAGTCGTCGCGTTTCGTCGCCGGCTGCGGAAGGGCCGCAGGACGCCGCTGGCTGTCCGGTGCTTGACTCGCCGGCGCCACCGCAGGCGCCGATGCCGGCGTCCCGCCGCTCGCCTCGAGCATCGCACGCAACTTCGCCAGCTCTTCCGCGACGTGAGACCGTTCATCGGCGACTGCGGCCAGGGCGGTCTCCGTGCGCGAGCGGATCTCCTCGTGATCCTCGGCGCTCAACTCGCCGACCGTCGACCGCAGCTCCGCCTCGAGCGCCTCGTCGCGATTCTTCGCGTCGTCGGCATCGAGCGTCGTCAGGCGTTCCATGAACGAGCGCTCGAGGTTCTGCAGTGCAGCGCGATGCGAGCCGAGCTCTTCGACCACGCGGGCGAGACGGGACGCATAGTCCTCGTGCACGCGCTCGAAGATGTGCGACGGCGTGCTCGCGCGCTTTGCTTCGAGCATCGCAAGCCACGACTCGTAGCGTTGCCGCTCTTCGAACAACGCCGTCACCTGCTCCGTGTTTACCGCTGGCTCCGTCATGCCTTCCCCCGCCGGCTCGTGCGAGCCGTGCTGCGCGATTGGACATCTGAGCGTCGCGCGCGGGCAGCGACTAACGCAGCCATCTGCTCCGCCGTGAGCTCGTTCACTCGACCGACCACACGCGCCGCCGGCACGGTGCGCGCCGCGTGTTCCATGCGTTCGTGCGCGGTCTCGGGCGACGGACCCAAGGCGACCGCGCCGTGATTAGCCAACAGAAACGATCCCGTCGCCGCCGAAGGATGCGCGTGCACAACCGCCATGACGGCCGGCCGTCGTGAGTACATTCTAAGGTCTAAAAAGACTTCCGACGATGGTTCACCGCAACTTCGTGTCCCGCGCGAGGTTCGACGGCTCCCATCAAGTGCCACCTCGAGCAGCTCCGACGGTCGGACGTCCGCCTTCGACATGGGCGCGGGCGTCACCAACACCCCGCGCGTCATCGATCCAACCGGTACACCACGTGGCCGCCGACGATCGTGTAAATCGCTCGTCCCGTGAGCGTGCGTCCGGCGTACGGGGTGTTGCGGCCCTTGGAGAGGAACGCCGATGGGTCGACCTTCCAGGTTCGCGCCGGATCGAACACGGTGACGTCGGCCACCGAGCCCTCGGCCAGCGTCCCGCCCGGTAAATGGAACAGCGAGGCCGGCCGGCACGACATGCGATCGACCAGCGTCGCGAAGTCGATGATGCCCGGACCGACGAGCTCCGTCACGACGAGCGCGAGCGCGGTCTCGAGCCCGATGATGCCGAACGGCGCATCGGTGAATTCGCGCTCCTTCGCATCATAGTGGTGCGGCGCGTGATCGGTGGCCACGAGATCGATCGTCCCATCGCGCAACGCTTCGCCTAACGCTGCCACGTCCTCGGCCGTGCGCAGCGGCGGGTTCATCTTGGCGTGCGTGTCGTAGCCCTCGCACGCGTCTTCGGTGAGGGTCAGGTGGTGCGGCGTCACTTCGGCGGTCACGCGAATCCCCCGCTCCTTGCCCCAGCGGATCAGCTCCACGCTGCCCCTGGTGCTCATGTGCGCCAGGTGCACGTGGCCGCCCGTGCGGCGCGCCAGGAGGATGTCGCGGATCACCATGATCTCTTCGGCCTCCGTCGGAATGCCGGGAAGGCCTAACCGCGCGCTCACCACGCCCTCGTTCATGGCGCCGCCCTTGGCCAGCGTCGGTTCCTCGCAGTGATCGATCACCGGGATGGTGAACGCCTGCGCATACTCGAGCGCGGTGCGCATGAGGTGCGCGCTCGCGACGGGCCGGCCGTCGTCGCTCACCGCCACCGCGCCCGCGCCGACCATCTCGCCGAATTCAGCCAACGCCTCGCCGCGCTGCCCAACGGAGATCGCGCCGATCGGATACACCCGCGCCGCGCCGGCGCGGAGCGCCTGGCGAATGATGAACCCCACCGCCGCCTGGTTGTCGGTGACCGGCTCGGTGTTCGGCATCGCGCACACCGCCGTGAAGCCGCCGGCCGCCGCCGCGCGGGCGCCGGTTGCGATCGTCTCGACATCCTCGCGGCCCGGCTCGCGCAGATGGCAGTGCACGTCGATGAACCCCGGCGACACATAGCAGCCGGCGCAGTCCAGTATCTCGGTCGAGTCGCCGGCATCGATCGACCCGCCTAACTGAGCCACCGTGCCCTCGGCGATCA
Above is a window of Gemmatimonadaceae bacterium DNA encoding:
- a CDS encoding class II aldolase/adducin family protein; the protein is MTRGVLVTPAPMSKADVRPSELLEVALDGSRRTSRGTRSCGEPSSEVFLDLRMYSRRPAVMAVVHAHPSAATGSFLLANHGAVALGPSPETAHERMEHAARTVPAARVVGRVNELTAEQMAALVAARARRSDVQSRSTARTSRRGKA
- a CDS encoding dihydroorotase; this translates as MPRRLLLTGGTLLDPSRRLDARGDLLIAEGTVAQLGGSIDAGDSTEILDCAGCYVSPGFIDVHCHLREPGREDVETIATGARAAAAGGFTAVCAMPNTEPVTDNQAAVGFIIRQALRAGAARVYPIGAISVGQRGEALAEFGEMVGAGAVAVSDDGRPVASAHLMRTALEYAQAFTIPVIDHCEEPTLAKGGAMNEGVVSARLGLPGIPTEAEEIMVIRDILLARRTGGHVHLAHMSTRGSVELIRWGKERGIRVTAEVTPHHLTLTEDACEGYDTHAKMNPPLRTAEDVAALGEALRDGTIDLVATDHAPHHYDAKEREFTDAPFGIIGLETALALVVTELVGPGIIDFATLVDRMSCRPASLFHLPGGTLAEGSVADVTVFDPARTWKVDPSAFLSKGRNTPYAGRTLTGRAIYTIVGGHVVYRLDR
- a CDS encoding site-2 protease family protein, coding for MIAHEYAHGYAALKQGDPTAYQLGRLTWNPIKHIDPFMSILLPLVMWLAHGPIIGGARPVPVNPRNYRKFKRGDIIVSLAGIATNIFIAIVSVPVLVILGLIARGVPATAGVIAILQAMVIYGILINLFLAMFNLLPLPPLDGSHVLKYFLPPAWSLEYQKLGRYGIIILIVLLYVGVGFLDIWMKPAFVGYAYLVQPVVQFIVPSQFLAGIL
- the rpsT gene encoding 30S ribosomal protein S20, which encodes MPRIDSAKKNMRKSRAAAVRNRAQRSELRTAVKKASASDATDAHKKRAVQLLDRAARKGLIHRNAAARRKSHLSKGAQG